The genome window CAAGCCCAAAGAGCCATGCAAACATCAATACGACTATGGTAAGGCTTTTAGGTGCATAACACAACATTAACATAATGTACACATAGTATATCCTTACAATGTGGTTACTGTTGAACTATGGAGGCCCTCGAGTCAGTTTATCTGCATTACTAACCACATCTAAAAACTAAATGCTAGAAAATCTCTGATGCCTTTCATTTCCATGTTACATCACTTTGTACATGTTGCTGTTTCACCTTTTTATAGATGCAATGAGTGTCATAGGCTTCCTGAAGCATTATGAACTGGACAGCCATTTCAAGCTGAACATCGAACCCAACCACACCACTCTGGCTGGGCATTCCTATGAACACGACGTCATCATGGCCTCTGTGTAAGTCGCCATGTTGACTTTCACGTTTCCCAAACTGACCCCCTATCACCTGCTCTCTACCTTGATGGACTTGTGTAGGTCTGAAGAGATTGGATAGGTCGAATCAATATGTTAATGCGCCACCTTGTCCTCTGATAGGGTAGATGTAATGATAGGGGAGGTATAATTTTCACCATATTTCTTACACCTTTCAGAAGTACAGAAGGGGTAGGGGCTAGTGGTATTTTTTGGACTGGGTAGTTGACGTCATTCCTGGTAATCTGGATGTTCCAGTCCAGTTAACCTAATACGCCTGTTCTGGTGTGTAGGTTTGGCATGCTGGGCTCTGTGGACTCCAACACGGGTTCTCCTGACCTGGGCTGGGACACAGACCAGTTCCCCATGGACATCAGGAATACCACCATGATAATGAAGGTGACATAGGAGATAATGGACACACACAATTACTAATAAACAGTTATTTCATGATGATACCTATCAGAACGTCAGCAGAAAGAACATAAGAACATGTATTGTTTTATCCTCCCCAGACTGTGATAGAGCAGGGTGGTCTGCAGCCGGGGGGTCTGAACTTCGATGCTAAGGTGCGTAGGGAGTCCACGGACCTGGAGGACCTGTTCATAGCCCACGTCGGAGCCATGGACGCCTTCGCACGCGGCCTGAGGAACGCAGTCAGGATCATAGAGGAAGGAGTTATCACCAGCATGGTCAAAGTAATGAGGCATCATTTTCATTCGTTCACGTATTCACTTAACCACTGGGATGGTCAAGGTACTAAGACAATATATAAATTAAtatattcattcattcatgcacttaaccttattttaccaggtatgtTGGCATTGCAAGGCGACAAAATGTACTATCTGTGCTAAAGAATGCTTATGTATTCGCTAGCTATGCTCAAGCTATATAAGGTTTCTCACACAACATCGCTATCTTCTGACAGGAGCGCTACATGAGCTTCAGCCATGGGATTGGTCAGAAAGTAGAGGATGGCAGCACCTCATTGGAGGAGCTGGAGGTGAGGTCACTAGTGGAATAACAACATAgtaccatctctacagcactcatGTGTTTGTAACAACACTGTTGATTCAATGCTACCAAATCAGTATAATGTTAATGGAAGTTTTTGTTGTTTATTCTCAGGACTTTGTCAAGCAAAATGGGGAGCCCAAAGTCACATCAGGCAAACAGGAGAAATATGAAACAGTCTTTAACCACTACCTTTGAAGACATGTGGCGAAGACTTGTTTGACCATGAAACCCCTTGTCCTGAGTGGTATAGTGTCCATCCAGACCTTTCATAATAGTATGCTTAGAGAGTGATATAGTTTCATATGACTAACTATTATTACAGTTATAGTATAAAGAATTAATCATTGGAGGAGTCTTGTGAAAGTGGACTATTTTAATGCACACTCCTGTAATGTTGACATATGATTAGATTGTGAGGCCATCAATGGTAAAGACCAGAAATATGAATTTAATTTAGTATAAATTACATGGCATTTCAAATACTGAATTAATTAAGGAATTAATTAATTGATCAGTTTTTCATACTGGAGTTGAATAAAAAGAAGCAAACCCTATTGTGTCAGTGCTTTGCATTACTATTATAgttattaaaataaatatatatagtgTTGCTTCTTAGCTTCTAATGTTAGAGTAACATTAAAAAGGTTGATGTCTTGGCAAAAAGACTTTCAAAAAAACATTATACAATATTTAATAAGGCTGCccaacataaatcaatcaaagttataaagacctttttacatcagccaatgtcacaaagtgctgtacagaaacccagcctaaaaccccaaacagcaagcaatgcagatgtagaagcacagtggctaggaaaaactccctagaaaggccagaacctaggaagaaacccagagaggaaccaggctctgaggggtggccagtcctcttctggctatgccgggtggagattataacagaacatggccaagatgttcaaacgttcatagatgaccagcagggtcagataataataaacacagtggttgtagagggtgcaacaggacagcacctcaggagtaaatgtcagttggcttttcacagccgatcattgagagttagagacagcaggtgcggtagagagtctaaaacaagagagagagagaattagagggagcatacttaaattcacactggatgagacaggagaaatactcctgatataacagactgaccctagccccccaacacctaaactattgcagcataaaaaCTGGAGGCTTAGCCTGGAGctgtcgggagacactgtggccctgtccgacgatacaCCCGGATGCCCTCAGAAATAAAATACATGTTTGTATTGATACCCTCACAATCCTACGTATCTACATAATCACCCCAAGGCAAAATACCGGTATGTAACACAATCCATACGAGTGTGAACCGGTTTGGTAACTTCCTCCGTAGTGTAAAACTGTAGACCGATAGACACCTTTCCAGTATACGACACACTGACAAGAAAGCCATCGCCATCTGCGCCCATTCAACATAGCCTACATTTACGTTTGTATTACTTcgaaacaaaataactttttggggtTCTCATAAGCTTACAATAATGTTTTGAATTCTTGCTTGAACAGTCGCTAAGATTATTTGTTTGTGATATTTGCAAAATAGCTATTTTGGATGCAGaagttgttagctagaatgctaacgctcattgatataggctgtagcaaaagcctatagttttttttaagtataatgcagttgatttgcgatgatgacacaaGCATTattattaagcaggacattcatacaaggcttaaaatccaattataatccaaaagtagtaTGAAATGCACTTataagcaacatgtaaatatAGGCTCTTTCCCCTGTGTTCTATAAGAACTTCCCCTTGATCTGCCACCAACTTTCGCGTATCGCCCTCTTGAGGCAATGTTTGCAAACACCAGAAACTGGTCCATAGACACCTTTCCAGTGACATCATATCATACTATCCTCTTTCAGCCAGCGCTCCAACCAGCAGCCGACGATTGGCCAATGGCCAGATAGCGTGAGCTCTGCTCACCGATGTGCTGTTACTGATTGGACGGTTCAGATACAGAGAGGGCGGGACACCAAACCTGCGAACCCGAAGTTCCTACCTATCTCATCATATAATATTTAGCATCCTCTGAAACCATCTGAAATGTCTGGTGGAATAATTGTAATGGTTTTGAATACTTTTCTTTTTGATTAACGGATATATTGTAAATATTACTAGGCCTACGATTTGCTAAAGCAACTGAAATAGGATGCTCAATAGTCTACGCCAGTAGATAGAATATTTTCTATTTTTGAAATAACTGTTGAACTGTGATAAGATTTTATTGCGCACTTTATTCTATTCCATGATCTCGGCTACTTTTTGTTTTTGCAATTTAGTTTCAGGTTATAGGTTAGGAAACATTCTGAGCAGTGGTAATTTATTGGATGAGTTAACCTATTCATTTCAAGTAGCCTAGTTTAATAATAGAATAAATATGTGGACTTTTCTTGGAATTGCAAGTTTCACCTACGTTTATAAGAAATGCGACGCAGTTTTGGAGTATGCTCACAAAGAGATAATCTTGGCGGCTGCAGTGTTCTTGGCAGTGGGGATGCTGCTATCCTATGTCAGGTACCAAGGACATACATGCAAGGTACCCCAAATTCTACAATTACCGCTCGAACTTTTATTATCCCTACCGGTCATCAATACATTTATACCGAAACCCTCAGCTGTCAGGCACAGGAGTGGAGAGAGCGCGTCAAAGAAGGTGAGTAATAATAACTACAATCTGTTGAAGaccaaaaacaaaaaataaactaGAATATTGGCCTACTTCATTATACACGATACACAATAAAATAGTGTCCAATTATAGTCCAAAGActtcatttttttttaaccttctATGGTAAAAAAAAAACCTCTGCTTTCTCTCTAAACAGGGAGGTGGCAGGAGGAAAATAGTGTGTTCCTCAGCCATGGAAAGCCCCCCAGCAGCAGGGGACTCTCCTGCATCTCAGGAGCCGGATGTGATCATAGTAGGGGCGGGAGTCCTGGGGTCGGCCATGGCTGCGGTGCTGGCCCGGGACGGCCGGAGGGTCACTGTGATAGAGAGGGACCTGAAGGAGCCTGACAGGATAGTGGGAGAGCTGCTGCAGCCTGGTGGATACAGGGCCCTGCGAGAACTGGGAATGGAGGGTCAGTGGTCTCTGCAGCATGAACTAGAGATCTTTTAGTGTGGGGTCTACGTGTAAAAAGGTGATAGCGTGGGGAAAACAACCAATGGGCTGACTCGCAATAAGCCCTTGTATTAAATGGGGGCTGTGCTCAACGAGCAAGGCTCACTGCAGGACCTATATAGGGCTTATAACCTATAATAAAGGCCCTATAAAGGCTTTAAAAGTTGTTTGTTTAAAATGGGACCAAACAAACTGTAGCAAAGACACCCAAGTCCCTATTTAATGTAAAGACATTCCTTCTTGCCACTAAAGACCTGAGTTAAATGAATAATGAAAAGTGTTTCATCACCCTTGCCTAACCCTGGGCTCTCCTCTCAGGTTCAGTGGAGGGGCTGGATGCCCACGTGGTGAACGGCTATGTGATTCATGACATCGAGAGCAGCACAGAGGTGGAGATCCCATATCCCCAGGCAGACAGCAGTATCCAGTGTGGCAGGGCCTTTCACCACGGACGCTTTATCATGGGCCTGCGCAGAGCCGCCCTCGCTGAGCCAAAGTAAGGCTGGGAGAGAACCTTCACTATACCTGTTGGACATGTCATTACTATCACTAAGGCCACACGTtttttcctgaccacatgacttGACCAGGATCAAATCCAGGGTTTAGTTCTTATAGGCTGATTATGTTTTTCCTGGTCTGGTCATGTGTTCAGAAGAACCTGTCTCTATTAATTCCATCACTATAACTACTGTTTCTTAATAACTGGTACTTTGCTCTCGCCTAGTGTTACGCTCATAGAAGGCACTGTGTCCAGCCTGGAGGAAGAGGATGGCTGTGTGACAGGAGTGCAGTACAGGGACAAGGAGACAGGAGACACAAAGGTCACCTCTAAGCTTGCGATGCAGCTTATACTCCGTTACTCTCCAGATAGCCTTTGCTGTGTAAAATAGCCCCATGCTGATACTTACAATTACACTTGATAGTATTTACACCTATTGATTAGCAGTTCACCAGGATCCATTGATAAGACAAGCAGTGTAACAGATGTGTTTTTAACTGTTGGAATTGTGTTAACCTGTCCCATAGGAGGTCCATGCAGCAGTAACTGTAGTAGCTGACGGCTGTTTCTCAAAGTTCAGGAAGAGCCTGGTAGCTGGGAAGGCCCAGACCTCCTCTCACTTTGTTGGATGTATCATGAAGGTTTGTTCAATTGAATGAATGAACGAGCGAATCAATGAATCGACCGACCGACCAACCAACTaacatatgccatttagcagacactttttacCAACCAACCAAACAAACAATGAATAAAATGCAGTCAGACTAATGTATTTCCTTTCTGTTCTCTCCTGTCGTGGTCAGAACTCTCCCCAGTTCAAGCCCCACCATGCTGAGCTGGTCCTGGCCAaccccagccctgtcctcatCTACCAGATCTCCTCCTCAGACACCAGGGTGCTGGTGGACATCAGAGGAGAGATGCCCAGGAACCTCACAGAGTACATGGCTGAGAAAATACACCCACAACTACCAGGTAAGGAATTTAGGGTATACAGTATAGAGATTTAAACAGCATAGCTTTCCCATGTGTTCAACGTCCTTTAcattgtatttaactaggcaagtcagttaagaacaaattcttatttacaatgacggcctaggaacagtcggttaactgccttgttcagaggcagaacgacagatttgaccttgtcagctcggggatccgATCTTACAACCTTTCAGttgctagtccaacgctctaaccactaggctacgctgccgcacggagggatggaaggatggccTCGGGCCTCGTGAGACTTAAGGGCAAACTAACCATATCCACCACCAATGTAAAGCACCCACATGAATATGTGCTTGAGAGCTTCAACACACGACGAGTAAATGACGGCATTATGGGTTGACATTCACTCTGTGTTGATTTAAATTCTTTATCCACCCATCTTTATGGTGATGAAtgtgtgacctctgacctgacTCTGTTGTCTCTTCTCTAGAACACCTAAAGGAGCCGTTCATGGTGGCTCTGCAGAATGACCGGCTGAGGTCTATGCCAGCAAGCTTCCTGCCTCCGTCCCCAGTCAACAAGCCAGGTAGGACACAAATACTGACCACAGTGTTGGGCTGTGTCCCAAAGGGCAaatggaatagggtcccatttggaacGCAACGTGGGAGAGTTCAAACTATTTTATCTTTAGCTAAGTAGATTAAAAGCCTGACCAGATCAGATATTTTGCTGAAAAAGATGGTCCCTCTAGCAGTGTAAATGTGTAATGTTAGTGAGGTGTGGACTGGGGCTAACATGAGCCTTTGTCCTGTTCCAGGTGTGCTCCTGCTGGGTGACGCCTACAACATGAGACACCCTCTGACCGGAGGAGGGATGAGTGTGGCCCTCAACGACGTACTGATCTGGAGGAGCCTGATGAAGAACATCCCTGACCTGTACGACAACACAGCCATGCTCCAGGTAAACTCACATCCCTAATCTCATCCCCCTTTCTTATGATTATTACATTTCCATTACATTTTGGtcatcttatccagagtgacttacagtcagtaTTATGTTAATGATTGGATAGTGGGTATTACAGAGAAGGAATAGACAGTAGAGGGGTTCAGACAGAATAGCCGACCAGGGGGATATGTGGTCCGGAGTCAGCTTCCACCAGACCAGACTCCGCCACACACATTATCACTTTGTGGAATGTGGGTCCATATTGCATTGCAATCACCTGCTACCACAGAACGTTAGGGAGTTTTTATGTGCGGCACAGGGCATATTGTTTCTGTAATCCACAGTGTTGTAGTAGTCAAAGGAATAGTTACAGAGCAATGTTAGGATTTACTGCATAAGGCTGAAATGTAAAACATGTTATTTTTAATATTTCTCATAATAGGCAAAGAAAAAATTCCACTGGGAACGCAAGTCATCACATTCCTTTGTGGTGAATGTGTTGGCTCAAGCCCTGTACGAGTTGTTTGCTGCAACAGACAGTGAGTCTCCTTCTCTGTCCTTTTTACTATCCCCTGCCAACACATGATGGATAGAATAAGGTCATACGTGGTTATGCCAAGTCTTTTGGTGCATTATAACATTATAATGCACTATACCTGTAGGCTGTAATTACATTGTTACCAATGTCTCCACTTCAATCGTTTGTTTTCTAACGGTCCAGTACTTCTTCTCAGTACATGTCCGTATACCGCAAATTACTGACACTAAACACTTAGCTAGGCCGATTATAGCAAACAGAGAGGGACATTTAGGAGATATTCAGCATAAATAATTTCTGCTGAACTAATTTTTAGTGTTAAGCTGTGTATTTTACCAGCAGGGTACTacactgagatatactgtatCATTTAGCATAATCTCCTTCATGGCTGACATGCATATTCATATGAGCTGTTTGGTGTTTGTGTCTTTCAGATTCTCTCCACCAGCTGAGAAAGGCATGCTTCCTTTACTTCAAGCTGGGTGGGGAGTGCGTCAACGGTCCCAttggtctcctctcagtgtgAGTCTCACTAATGTGTTCGACACACTTCAAAACTCTTACAGTTGATCCTTGACTGTGTATGTCAATGCAATATTCcccttaaaaaaaatatccaaaaatatatgtatgtaaaatattcacagcgtgtacaaaacaataggaacaccttcctaatattgagttgcacccccttttgccctcagaacagcttcaattcgttgGGGGtatggactttacaaggtgttgaaagcgttgcacagggatgctggcccatgttgactccaatgcttcccacagttgtgtcaagttgactagatgtcctttggg of Salvelinus alpinus chromosome 4, SLU_Salpinus.1, whole genome shotgun sequence contains these proteins:
- the LOC139573542 gene encoding uncharacterized protein isoform X3 gives rise to the protein MECAKKRLHAAFEFFTKLGVKYYTFHDRDMSPEGSTLEESNSNLDEMTDLALQLQNRTGVKVLWVTCNLFAHSRYMNGAATNPDCHVLAYAGAQVKKGLDVAKKLGAENFIFWGGREGFYSIHNTDVGAELKHMANFFKMAVKYKEKIGLKCQFLIEPKPKEPCKHQYDYDAMSVIGFLKHYELDSHFKLNIEPNHTTLAGHSYEHDVIMASVFGMLGSVDSNTGSPDLGWDTDQFPMDIRNTTMIMKTVIEQGGLQPGGLNFDAKVRRESTDLEDLFIAHVGAMDAFARGLRNAVRIIEEGVITSMVKERYMSFSHGIGQKVEDGSTSLEELEDFVKQNGEPKVTSGKQEKYETVFNHYL
- the LOC139573541 gene encoding squalene monooxygenase-like, with the translated sequence MWTFLGIASFTYVYKKCDAVLEYAHKEIILAAAVFLAVGMLLSYVRYQGHTCKVPQILQLPLELLLSLPVINTFIPKPSAVRHRSGESASKKGGGRRKIVCSSAMESPPAAGDSPASQEPDVIIVGAGVLGSAMAAVLARDGRRVTVIERDLKEPDRIVGELLQPGGYRALRELGMEGSVEGLDAHVVNGYVIHDIESSTEVEIPYPQADSSIQCGRAFHHGRFIMGLRRAALAEPNVTLIEGTVSSLEEEDGCVTGVQYRDKETGDTKEVHAAVTVVADGCFSKFRKSLVAGKAQTSSHFVGCIMKNSPQFKPHHAELVLANPSPVLIYQISSSDTRVLVDIRGEMPRNLTEYMAEKIHPQLPEHLKEPFMVALQNDRLRSMPASFLPPSPVNKPGVLLLGDAYNMRHPLTGGGMSVALNDVLIWRSLMKNIPDLYDNTAMLQAKKKFHWERKSSHSFVVNVLAQALYELFAATDNSLHQLRKACFLYFKLGGECVNGPIGLLSVLTPHPMTLIGHFFAVALYAIYYSFKSESWFTKPRALFTSGAILYRACTVMFPLIYSEFKYLVY
- the LOC139573542 gene encoding uncharacterized protein isoform X4 — its product is MRVLPPWNVPRRDSMQPLSSSPNLVDMSPEGSTLEESNSNLDEMTDLALQLQNRTGVKVLWVTCNLFAHSRYMNGAATNPDCHVLAYAGAQVKKGLDVAKKLGAENFIFWGGREGFYSIHNTDVGAELKHMANFFKMAVKYKEKIGLKCQFLIEPKPKEPCKHQYDYDAMSVIGFLKHYELDSHFKLNIEPNHTTLAGHSYEHDVIMASVFGMLGSVDSNTGSPDLGWDTDQFPMDIRNTTMIMKTVIEQGGLQPGGLNFDAKVRRESTDLEDLFIAHVGAMDAFARGLRNAVRIIEEGVITSMVKERYMSFSHGIGQKVEDGSTSLEELEDFVKQNGEPKVTSGKQEKYETVFNHYL